A segment of the Gemmatimonadota bacterium genome:
TGGCTTTTGGGGAGGACGTAGAAATTGCCGCGGCCGGGTTGGGTTGTATCAGTGAGAAAAAAGCCGATTTTGAGGGAGATCATGGGACGCGGGATCATGTCGAAGTCTTGATTGATGCGACCGCTGTCCTGATGGAAGCCGAGTCCAGGTCCGTCTTTTTCGAGTGTTTTGTGCGGTTCTGCAGGGGGTGTCACGGTCATGTGGGTGTGGTAGAGCTGGATGTGCCAGCCCAGGATGCCCCACACTTTGGGAAATGTTTTGTACCAGTCGAGCAAGGGCAAGAAGTGGTCGTCCTTGCCAATGAAGTCGTAGTGGTTGATGCGCGCTGTGGCACTTTTTCCCATCCGTGCGCGTTCTTCTTTATCTACGCGATCTACTGCGACGACGAGATCGCTGACCATGTCGGGTGGTAGGGCGTCTGGAACAATGAAATAGCCATCTCGTTTGAATTTGCGCGCTTCTTCTTCTGTCAGACAATAATCGAGACATTTGGGGTGCATTGTTTGGCTCCTTATCTCAGGTCTTTGTTTTGCAGCGTCGCGTCAGTACATACCGATCTTCTGCGGCGCGATAATAACCTTTCACAAAGTTTCTCTCGCTAAATCCCCATTTTTCGTACAGGGAAATAGCACTTTCATTTTCGGGATCTACGGTCAAAAAGCAATCCACACCGATTTGATCACAGGCGGCTAAAATCGCGTCGAACAAAGCGGAACCAATGCCTTTGCCGCGAAAGGGATGATCCACAAATACTTTGTGCAAACAATACAGCCTGTCCGTTCTCGTGGGAAATGCCAGCACAGCACCGATTAGTTTCTCTTTTTCCCATGCACAAAATACCAGTGCGTACTCTGTCCACAATCGCCAGACGTGCTCGCCATCGGGAATATACTCAGAATTCCGATTTTGTGCCCATGCTTCGCGATCTAATTTTGCGATTTCCAGAAAATCTCGCCTCTCGGCACGCTGAATATGCATCTCGAATATCCCTGTGATAGAGGATTGTACCTGTGTAGATATGGCGAAATGTTCGATGTGCGTCAAGTTATTTTGTATGTCTTATGGGAGATACTTCAAAGGCATTGACATTCTCAGTGCAAGTCCTATCTTCAGATGCGGTCGGCAACGATAAGTTCATCCACTTTCAGCTTTTGGCCCTTTGTTTTGCCGACCAATAGCGGCTGAGAGCTATCAACGGGAGATAAAAATGAAGTTGGGTATTGTCACGTATCAAATCGCTGCAGAATGGGATGTTGCCACTATTATCGAAACCTGTGCCAAACTCGGTTATGGCGGTGCCGAACTGCGTACTACGCATGCTCACGGCGTTGAATCAGACCTTTCGGCGGGACAAAGGCAGGATATCCGCAAAAAATTTGAAGATGGCGGTGTTGAAATCGCGGGTTTGGGCTCAGCGTTTGAATACCATTCGGATGATCCAGGCGTTGTGCGCGAAAATATTGATGGTACTATTGAATACGCCAAACTCGCCGCCGACCTGGGTTGCCCGGGCGTTAAGGTGCGGCCCAATGGTCTGCAGACCGACAAAGGTATCTCGGTGGATCAAACACTCGAACAAATTGGCAAATCCGTGCGCGAATGCGCGATTGCCGCTGCTGATCTGGGAGTGCAAATCCGGTTGGAAGTACACGGGCGAGAAACGCAAGAGCCAGCGCATATGCGCACCATCATGGATTGGGCAGATCACGACAATGCAAAGGTATGCTGGAACTCGAATTTGGGCGAAGTGGAAGACGGTTCTATCAAAGCCAATTTTGACCTGCTCAAACACAAAATCGGTCTGGTACACATCAATGAATTGTGCAATCCGGCCTATCCATGGCGCGAACTCTTCTCGCTCCTCAATGCCGAAGGCTATGCGGGATATACGCTGGCCGAAATCCCCGGTAGTTCAGATGCCGAGCGTCTGCTCCAGTATTACAAGGCTTTGTGGGAAGCGTATCAGTAGGCAGGCCAGTCCCCTTTGATGAGCGTACAAAAAGAAATTTACGCCCTCAAACGCGAACTCGCCGGGCGCTATCAACTCGGCGAAGAACACCACAATATTTGCGGGCGCAAAATAGGTGTGACGTGTGTTGAAGATGCCGAGGCACTCTTTGACAAAATGCAAATGGCGGATCCCAATAGCGTTGAGGTTCAGGATGAACGTCTGCCTTATTGGGCAACGCTTTGGGATTCTGCGCTTATTTTGTCCGATGTTCTGCTCGCGGATAATCTGATCGCGCCGGGCGAATCCGTGCTTGAACTCGGCTGTGGATTGGGCCTTGTCTCATCTATTGCCTGTCTCAAACGCGCGCGTGTCACGGCTACGGATTACCAGCTCGATGCTCTCAAGTTTGCGCAACTCAATGGGTTGCAAATTGCGGGCATTGTTCCCCAGACGATGCTCATCGACTGGCGTTCTCCACCGCAAGATCAACACTATGCCACCTTGTTGGGTGCAGATCTCGTGTACGAACCGCGTTTTTTCGATCCTCTTATCGCCACATTCGACGCCCTTCTCGCACCGGGAGGGCGCGTTTTATTTTCTGAACCCAATCGCATCTTAGGCAGACCTTTTTTTGATCGTTTGTGCAATGCGGGCTGGGCGTTTTCCACTATAACCGAGCGGGAAGGGGCGACGGTGTATGAGATTGTGAGAGGCGAGGGGGCCTCACACAAAGACACAGAGATACAAAGATACAAGGCGTGAAAAGCACCCCTCTTACCTATTGTATATTACCTTCCACCACTTCAAAATATATCCAAAGCTGCTGCTTCAATTTCTTTTCGTAATGCTTTCTCTTCTTCCTCGTCGAGCGGACGTGTTGGCTTGACGGGATCGCCGCACTCGATTCCCTGCCAGCGCAATACGGCGCGTACGCTGCCGTGTCCACTGTATTTTTGACAAATCCGAATCAGTTCATTCACGTCTGCTTGCAATGTGCGTGCCGTGTCCAAATCGCGCTTGTTCACCGCTTCGTAAATGCCCACAAAATGCGCGGGCATCACATTGTAAAATGTGCCGATTCCCCCCTGGGCACCTACCGCAATGCCCGATAGGGCCACTTCGTCATGTCCGTTAAAAATATGCGGCTTATGCGGTCCATTGAGTATGCGTTCCATTAAGAACAGGTTGAAATTTGTGAATTTAATGCCCACCACGCCTTCGAGTGCGAGCATCTGGTTGATTTGTTCAAACGAATACTCCTGATGCGTGACCACGGGGATGTAATACACAAAGACCGGCAAGTTTGCCGCTGAACTCAGTGCGCTGTAATACGCCAATATGTCATCAAAACGATATCCC
Coding sequences within it:
- a CDS encoding phytanoyl-CoA dioxygenase family protein, translating into MHPKCLDYCLTEEEARKFKRDGYFIVPDALPPDMVSDLVVAVDRVDKEERARMGKSATARINHYDFIGKDDHFLPLLDWYKTFPKVWGILGWHIQLYHTHMTVTPPAEPHKTLEKDGPGLGFHQDSGRINQDFDMIPRPMISLKIGFFLTDTTQPGRGNFYVLPKSQTQNTFPGEDRNAPHKDAIPVLVPPGSAVFFDRRLWHSASTNYWKEPRRVLFYGYSYRWLRPRDDMQVEHYLDRCTPIQKQLLGVSYSGGRGYTSPTPEDAPLKTWLEEHGISGE
- a CDS encoding GNAT family N-acetyltransferase; amino-acid sequence: MHIQRAERRDFLEIAKLDREAWAQNRNSEYIPDGEHVWRLWTEYALVFCAWEKEKLIGAVLAFPTRTDRLYCLHKVFVDHPFRGKGIGSALFDAILAACDQIGVDCFLTVDPENESAISLYEKWGFSERNFVKGYYRAAEDRYVLTRRCKTKT
- a CDS encoding sugar phosphate isomerase/epimerase, with protein sequence MKLGIVTYQIAAEWDVATIIETCAKLGYGGAELRTTHAHGVESDLSAGQRQDIRKKFEDGGVEIAGLGSAFEYHSDDPGVVRENIDGTIEYAKLAADLGCPGVKVRPNGLQTDKGISVDQTLEQIGKSVRECAIAAADLGVQIRLEVHGRETQEPAHMRTIMDWADHDNAKVCWNSNLGEVEDGSIKANFDLLKHKIGLVHINELCNPAYPWRELFSLLNAEGYAGYTLAEIPGSSDAERLLQYYKALWEAYQ
- a CDS encoding methyltransferase, which encodes MSVQKEIYALKRELAGRYQLGEEHHNICGRKIGVTCVEDAEALFDKMQMADPNSVEVQDERLPYWATLWDSALILSDVLLADNLIAPGESVLELGCGLGLVSSIACLKRARVTATDYQLDALKFAQLNGLQIAGIVPQTMLIDWRSPPQDQHYATLLGADLVYEPRFFDPLIATFDALLAPGGRVLFSEPNRILGRPFFDRLCNAGWAFSTITEREGATVYEIVRGEGASHKDTEIQRYKA
- a CDS encoding dihydrodipicolinate synthase family protein, whose product is MILDGFKGMYPALVSPRDGTGAFSVSAYEKLIARIYERGSHGVYVAGNTGEGYLMTMAERKLATEIAVKASKGHGRVVVHVGTPSERDAVELAKHAVDAGADGISSLPPYVQGYRFDDILAYYSALSSAANLPVFVYYIPVVTHQEYSFEQINQMLALEGVVGIKFTNFNLFLMERILNGPHKPHIFNGHDEVALSGIAVGAQGGIGTFYNVMPAHFVGIYEAVNKRDLDTARTLQADVNELIRICQKYSGHGSVRAVLRWQGIECGDPVKPTRPLDEEEEKALRKEIEAAALDIF